The proteins below come from a single Orcinus orca chromosome 6, mOrcOrc1.1, whole genome shotgun sequence genomic window:
- the RUSC2 gene encoding AP-4 complex accessory subunit RUSC2 isoform X1: protein MPLFELSRMDSPPKLTGETLIVHHIPLVHCQVPDRQCCGGASAGSGSTRPNPFCPSELGITQPDQDLGQADSLLYNSLHSAPGGSARSADSTKNRGRDGRGPRAPKRHNPFLLQEGIAEPGLGDLYDDSIGDSATQQSFHLHGAGQPTFHPSSFQLPPPGPRVGRPWEATHSRAGVVEGQEQEPVTTLDAQQCSSSHSCRPEPEAETMELDEYGGPGGSGSGGGASDTSGFSFDQEWKLSSDESPRNPRCSGSGPQHCRCSSTSSQSEAADQSMGYVSDSSCNSSDGVLVTFSTLYNKMHGNSHANLNSAPQSCSDSSFCSHSDPSAFYLDLQPSPAESKMSCESHHPDSGGREGGYGCPHASSPELDANCNSYRSHCEPCPAVADLTACFQSQARLVVATQNYYKLVTCDLSSQSSPSPAGSSITSCSEEHTKISPAPGPGPDPGPSQPSEYYLFQKPEVQPEEQEAVGSEVEAPAPVGPTVIEGQVYTNTSPPNLSTGRQRSRSYDRSLERSPPIRLGSLERMLSCPVRLSEGPAALTGPSSPPRRVTSFAELAKGRKKAAGSGSPPLRVSAGDSSQEFSPIQEAQQDRVGPLDEGTHCSHSLPPMPLGPGLDLVGPEPWSTQVCQGLQSSEMPPAGLRAAGQGPLAQLMDPGPALPGSPASSHTQRDARARADGGGAESRPVLRYSKEQRPTTLPIQPFVFQHHFPKQLAKSRALHSLSQLYSLSGCTRAPQRAPLAAPTAQVPAHAPSGEPQASSSGGARKAGPEPQTSRPSPLGSYSPIRSAGPFGPSTDSSASTSCSPPPEQTTAAESPPPWGRSCPPAVRPATSQQPQKEHQKILTLAEYRLHGTGSLPPLGSWRSSLSRAESLARGGGEGSMASRPNNANHLSPQALKWREYRRKNPLGPPGLSGSLDRRPQDGRLARRNPIFEFPGSLSAAGHLNCRLNGQVVKPLPLTCPDFQDPFSLTEKPPAEFCLSPDGNSEAVSIDLLQKKGLVKAINTAVDLIVAHFGTSRDPGVKAKLGNSSVSPNVGHLVLKYLCPAVRAVLEDGLKAFVLDVIIGQRKNTPWSVVEASTQLGPSTKVLHGLYNKVSQFPELTSHTMRFNAFILGLLNIRSLEFWFNHLYNHEDIIQTHYQPWGFLNAAHTVCPGLLEELLLLLQPLALLPFSLDLLFQHRLLQSGQRQRQHKELLRVSQDLLLSAHSTLQLARSRGQEGPGDMDGAARGERVKGVGAPEGGEDEEEDKETEAAESSGRGRWARSGQAGWWYQLMQSSQVYIDGSAEGSRFPRGGSNSSSGSSSEKKKGTGGGGPPPREGVVEGAEACPAPEETLGRERGWPFWMGSPPDSVLAELRRSREREGPTAPPAENEEGALEPSPGVIKWGHLFGSRKAQREARPTNRLPSDWLSLDKSMFQLVAQTVGARREPEPKEGLQEPQSPALPSSTPCEVKALCHHLATGPGQLSFHKGDVLRVLGPAGRDWLRCSRGPDTGLVPLAYVTLTPTPSPTPGSSQN, encoded by the exons ATGCCCTTGTTCGAACTTTCCAGAATGGATAGTCCCCCAAAGCTGACTGGAGAGACCCTCATCGTCCACCACATCCCCCTGGTACACTGTCAAGTCCCAGACAGGCAATGCTGCGGAGGGGCAAGTGCAGGTAGCGGGAGCACAAGACCCAATCCCTTCTGCCCATCTGAGCTGGGCATCACCCAGCCTGATCAAGACCTGGGACAAGCCGACTCCCTGCTATACAACAGTCTGCATTCTGCTCCCGGGGGATCTGCGCGATCTGCAGACAGCACCAAGAACAGAGGTCGGGATGGAAGAGGCCCCAGGGCCCCTAAACGACACAATCCCTTTTTGCTGCAAGAGGGTATTGCTGAGCCAGGACTTGGTGACCTGTATGATGACAGCATCGGTGATAGTGCCACCCAGCAGTCCTTCCACCTGCACGGGGCTGGCCAGCCCACCTTCCATCCCTCCTCTTTCCAGCTGCCACCACCTGGCCCCAGAGTGGGCAGGCCATGGGAGGCAACACATAGTCGGGCTGGAGTGGTGGAGGGGCAGGAACAGGAGCCAGTGACCACCTTGGATGCCCAGCAGTGCAGCAGTAGCCACAGTTGCCGGCCAGAGCCGGAAGCAGAGACCATGGAGCTGGATGAGTACGGGGGCCCTGGTGGGAGTGGCAGCGGGGGTGGAGCCAGTGATACCTCTGGCTTTTCCTTTGACCAGGAGTGGAAGCTCAGTTCAGATGAATCCCCAAGGAACcccagatgctcaggctcaggACCCCAGCACTGCCGCTGCAGTAGCACATCCAGTCAGTCCGAGGCGGCTGACCAGTCCATGGGCTATGTGAGCGACTCCTCCTGCAACAGCTCAGACGGAGTGCTGGTCACCTTCAGCACCCTCTACAACAAGATGCACGGCAACTCCCATGCCAATCTCAACTCTGCCCCGCAATCTTGCAGCGACTCTTCCTTCTGCAGCCACTCAGACCCCAGCGCCTTCTATCTGGACCTGCAGCCTTCCCCAGCAGAGTCTAAGATGTCTTGTGAGTCCCACCACCCTGacagtggagggagggaaggtggcTATGGTTGTCCTCATGCCTCATCTCCTGAGCTTGATGCCAACTGCAACTCCTACCGCTCGCACTGTGAGCCCTGCCCAGCTGTGGCTGACCTCACAGCCTGCTTCCAGAGCCAGGCCCGTCTTGTTGTGGCCACACAGAATTACTATAAACTTGTCACCTGTGACCTGTCCTCCCAATCATCCCCAAGCCCAGCTGGCTCTTCCATCACCAGCTGCtcagaggaacacaccaagataAGTCCTGCACCAGGCCCTGGCCCAGACCCTGGCCCTAGCCAGCCCTCTGAGTATTACCTGTTCCAGAAGCCAGAAGTCCAGCCAGAGGAACAAGAAGCAGTGGGCTCCGAAGTGGAAGCACCTGCTCCCGTGGGCCCCACTGTGATCGAGGGGCAGGTGTACACTAATACTTCACCCCCCAACCTCAGCACTGGACGTCAGCGCTCTCGAAGCTACGACCGCAGCCTAGAGCGCAGCCCTCCTATCCGCCTGGGCTCACTGGAACGCATGTTGAGTTGCCCAGTACGCCTGAGTGAGGGCCCTGCAGCCCTGACTGGGCCTAGTTCCCCACCTCGGCGTGTCACCTCCTTTGCTGAACTCGCCAAGGGCCGGAAGAAAGCTGCAGGCTCTGGCTCCCCCCCACTGCGAGTGAGCGCTGGGGACTCCTCCCAGGAGTTCTCACCCATCCAGGAAGCCCAGCAAGACAGGGTGGGCCCACTAGATGAGGGCACTCACTGTAGCCATAGCCTACCACCCATGCCCTTGGGGCCAGGCCTGGACCTAGTTGGCCCAGAGCCCTGGTCCACCCAGGTCTGTCAGGGCCTCCAGTCCAGTGAGATGCCACCTGCTGGCCTCAGAGCTGCTGGGCAAGGCCCCCTGGCCCAGCTGATGGATCCAGGGCCTGCTCTCCCAGGGAGCCCAGCCAGCAGCCATACCCAGAGGGATGCAAGAGCTAGAGCTGACG gGGGTGGTGCTGAGAGCCGACCAGTCCTTCGCTACAGCAAGGAGCAGAGGCCAACCACGCTGCCCATCCAGCCCTTCGTGTTCCAGCACCACTTCCCCAAGCAGCTGGCCAAGTCCCGGGCCCTCCACAGCCTCTCCCAGCTCTACAGCCTCTCGGGCTGCACCCGTGCACCACAGCGTGCCCCTCTGGCTGCCCCCACTGCTCAGGTCCCAGCGCACGCTCCTTCAGGGGAGCCTCAGGCATCCAGCAGCGGAGGTGCCAGGAAAGCTGGGCCTGAGCCACAAACCTCACGGCCGTCACCCCTGGGCAGCTACTCCCCCATCCGGAGTGCCGGCCCCTTTGGGCCCAGCACCGACTCTTCTGCCTCCACTtcgtgctcccctcccccagagcagACCACAGCCGCAGAAAGCCCACCTCCATGGGGCCGCTCCTGTCCTCCTGCTGTCCGGCCTGCCACCTCCCAGCAGCCACAAAAGGAGCATCAGAAGATACTGACCTTGGCTGAGTACCGACTCCATGGAACAGGAAGCTtgcctcctctgggctcctggaGATCTAGCCTCAGCCGGGCGGAGAGCCTGGCCCGGGGAGGTGGTGAGGGCAGCATGGCTTCCAGGCCCAATAATG CCAACCATCTATCCCCTCAAGCACTCAAGTGGAGGGAATACAGGAGGAAGAACCCTCTAGGGCCACCTGGTCTGTCAGGGAGCCTAGACCGAAGGCCACAGGATGGTCGACTGGCCCGAAGGAACCCCATCTTTGAGTTCCCTGGCTCCCTCAGTGCTGCTGGCCATCTGAACTGCCGGCTGAATG gTCAAGTAGTGAAGCCGTTGCCACTGACCTGCCCTGACTTCCAAGACCCCTTTTCCTTGACTGAGAAGCCTCCAGCTGAGTTCTGTCTGTCCCCAGATGGCAACTCAGAGGCCGTTTCCATTGACCTTCTTCAGAAAAAAG GGCTGGTGAAAGCTATTAACACGGCTGTAGACCTCATTGTGGCCCATTTTGGCACAAGCCGGGATCCTGGGGTAAAG GCAAAGCTGGGGAATAGTTCTGTGAGCCCCAATGTAGGCCACCTGGTTCTGAAGTACTTGTGCCCTGCGGTCCGGGCGGTGTTGGAGGACGGGCTCAAGGCCTTTGTGCTGGATGTCATCATCGGGCAGCGGAAGAACACCCCGTGGAGTGTGGTTGAGGCTTCCACACAGCTAG GCCCATCCACCAAGGTTTTGCACGGCCTGTACAACAAAGTCAGCCAATTCCCAGAGCTCACCAGTCATACCATGCGCTTCAACGCCTTCATCCTCGGCCTGCTCAA CATCCGGTCCCTGGAGTTCTGGTTTAATCACCTCTATAACCATGAAG ATATCATCCAGACCCACTACCAGCCGTGGGGTTTCCTGAACGCGGCGCATACGGTGTGCCCTGGCCTCCTGGAggaactgctgctgctgctccagcCCCTGGCCCTCCTGCCCTTCAGCCTCGACCTACTGTTCCAGCACCGGCTGTTGCAGAGTGGGCAGCGACAGCGGCAGCACAAGGAGCTGCTGCGGGTGTCCCAGGACTTGCTGCTGTCCGCCCACTCGACACTGCAGCTGGCCCGCTCCCGGGGCCAGGAGGGCCCTGGAGACATGGACGGGGCAGCCCGTGGGGAGCGGGTGAAGGGTGTGGGTGCCCCAGAAGGTggagaagatgaggaagaagacaaggagacAGAGGCAGCTGAGAGCTCAGGGCGTGGCAGGTGGGCCCGAAGTGGGCAGGCTGGCTGGTGGTACCAGCTCATGCAGAGCTCCCAGGTCTACATCGATGGCTCCGCTGAGGGCTCTAGGTTCCCCCGGGGTGGCAGCAAtagcagcagtggcagcagcagtgagaaaaagaaagggacaggagGTGGGGGGCCACCCCCCCGAGAGGGAGTCGTGGAGGGAGCTGAGGCCTGCCCTGCCCCTGAGGAGACCCTTGGCCGGGAGAGGGGCTGGCCCTTCTGGATGGGGAGCCCCCCTGATTCTGTACTGGCTGAGCTGAGGCGCAGCCGGGAGAGGGAGGGGCCCACTGCCCCCCCAGCAGAAAATGAGGAAGGAGCCTTAGAGCCTTCACCCGGGGTCATCAAGTGGGGACACCTCTTCGGGTCCCGAAAGGCTCAGCGGGAGGCCCGGCCCACAAACAG GCTACCCTCGGACTGGCTCAGCCTGGACAAGTCCATGTTCCAGCTAGTGGCGCAAACAGTGGGTGCCCGCCGGGAGCCAGAGCCCAAGGAGGGCCTGCAGGAGCCACAGTCTCCAGCCCTGCCTTCCAGCACTCCATG CGAGGTGAAGGCACTGTGCCACCATCTGGCCACAGGCCCTGGACAGCTGAGCTTCCACAAGGGAGACGTCCTGCGGGTGCTGGGGCCAGCCGGAAGAGACTGGCTGCGCTGCAGCCGTGGCCCTGACACTGGCCTGGTGCCTCTGGCCTATGTGACTTTGACCCCAACTCCAAGTCCAACCCCTGGAAGCAGCCAAAACTGA
- the RUSC2 gene encoding AP-4 complex accessory subunit RUSC2 isoform X2, whose amino-acid sequence MASRPNNANHLSPQALKWREYRRKNPLGPPGLSGSLDRRPQDGRLARRNPIFEFPGSLSAAGHLNCRLNGQVVKPLPLTCPDFQDPFSLTEKPPAEFCLSPDGNSEAVSIDLLQKKGLVKAINTAVDLIVAHFGTSRDPGVKAKLGNSSVSPNVGHLVLKYLCPAVRAVLEDGLKAFVLDVIIGQRKNTPWSVVEASTQLGPSTKVLHGLYNKVSQFPELTSHTMRFNAFILGLLNIRSLEFWFNHLYNHEDIIQTHYQPWGFLNAAHTVCPGLLEELLLLLQPLALLPFSLDLLFQHRLLQSGQRQRQHKELLRVSQDLLLSAHSTLQLARSRGQEGPGDMDGAARGERVKGVGAPEGGEDEEEDKETEAAESSGRGRWARSGQAGWWYQLMQSSQVYIDGSAEGSRFPRGGSNSSSGSSSEKKKGTGGGGPPPREGVVEGAEACPAPEETLGRERGWPFWMGSPPDSVLAELRRSREREGPTAPPAENEEGALEPSPGVIKWGHLFGSRKAQREARPTNRLPSDWLSLDKSMFQLVAQTVGARREPEPKEGLQEPQSPALPSSTPCEVKALCHHLATGPGQLSFHKGDVLRVLGPAGRDWLRCSRGPDTGLVPLAYVTLTPTPSPTPGSSQN is encoded by the exons ATGGCTTCCAGGCCCAATAATG CCAACCATCTATCCCCTCAAGCACTCAAGTGGAGGGAATACAGGAGGAAGAACCCTCTAGGGCCACCTGGTCTGTCAGGGAGCCTAGACCGAAGGCCACAGGATGGTCGACTGGCCCGAAGGAACCCCATCTTTGAGTTCCCTGGCTCCCTCAGTGCTGCTGGCCATCTGAACTGCCGGCTGAATG gTCAAGTAGTGAAGCCGTTGCCACTGACCTGCCCTGACTTCCAAGACCCCTTTTCCTTGACTGAGAAGCCTCCAGCTGAGTTCTGTCTGTCCCCAGATGGCAACTCAGAGGCCGTTTCCATTGACCTTCTTCAGAAAAAAG GGCTGGTGAAAGCTATTAACACGGCTGTAGACCTCATTGTGGCCCATTTTGGCACAAGCCGGGATCCTGGGGTAAAG GCAAAGCTGGGGAATAGTTCTGTGAGCCCCAATGTAGGCCACCTGGTTCTGAAGTACTTGTGCCCTGCGGTCCGGGCGGTGTTGGAGGACGGGCTCAAGGCCTTTGTGCTGGATGTCATCATCGGGCAGCGGAAGAACACCCCGTGGAGTGTGGTTGAGGCTTCCACACAGCTAG GCCCATCCACCAAGGTTTTGCACGGCCTGTACAACAAAGTCAGCCAATTCCCAGAGCTCACCAGTCATACCATGCGCTTCAACGCCTTCATCCTCGGCCTGCTCAA CATCCGGTCCCTGGAGTTCTGGTTTAATCACCTCTATAACCATGAAG ATATCATCCAGACCCACTACCAGCCGTGGGGTTTCCTGAACGCGGCGCATACGGTGTGCCCTGGCCTCCTGGAggaactgctgctgctgctccagcCCCTGGCCCTCCTGCCCTTCAGCCTCGACCTACTGTTCCAGCACCGGCTGTTGCAGAGTGGGCAGCGACAGCGGCAGCACAAGGAGCTGCTGCGGGTGTCCCAGGACTTGCTGCTGTCCGCCCACTCGACACTGCAGCTGGCCCGCTCCCGGGGCCAGGAGGGCCCTGGAGACATGGACGGGGCAGCCCGTGGGGAGCGGGTGAAGGGTGTGGGTGCCCCAGAAGGTggagaagatgaggaagaagacaaggagacAGAGGCAGCTGAGAGCTCAGGGCGTGGCAGGTGGGCCCGAAGTGGGCAGGCTGGCTGGTGGTACCAGCTCATGCAGAGCTCCCAGGTCTACATCGATGGCTCCGCTGAGGGCTCTAGGTTCCCCCGGGGTGGCAGCAAtagcagcagtggcagcagcagtgagaaaaagaaagggacaggagGTGGGGGGCCACCCCCCCGAGAGGGAGTCGTGGAGGGAGCTGAGGCCTGCCCTGCCCCTGAGGAGACCCTTGGCCGGGAGAGGGGCTGGCCCTTCTGGATGGGGAGCCCCCCTGATTCTGTACTGGCTGAGCTGAGGCGCAGCCGGGAGAGGGAGGGGCCCACTGCCCCCCCAGCAGAAAATGAGGAAGGAGCCTTAGAGCCTTCACCCGGGGTCATCAAGTGGGGACACCTCTTCGGGTCCCGAAAGGCTCAGCGGGAGGCCCGGCCCACAAACAG GCTACCCTCGGACTGGCTCAGCCTGGACAAGTCCATGTTCCAGCTAGTGGCGCAAACAGTGGGTGCCCGCCGGGAGCCAGAGCCCAAGGAGGGCCTGCAGGAGCCACAGTCTCCAGCCCTGCCTTCCAGCACTCCATG CGAGGTGAAGGCACTGTGCCACCATCTGGCCACAGGCCCTGGACAGCTGAGCTTCCACAAGGGAGACGTCCTGCGGGTGCTGGGGCCAGCCGGAAGAGACTGGCTGCGCTGCAGCCGTGGCCCTGACACTGGCCTGGTGCCTCTGGCCTATGTGACTTTGACCCCAACTCCAAGTCCAACCCCTGGAAGCAGCCAAAACTGA
- the FAM166B gene encoding protein FAM166B isoform X1, with the protein MAMASTFIPGLNPQNPHYIPGYTGHCPLLRFSMGQTYGQMTGQLLRGSPGLARPPSHRTLLPPIRPPRSPEGPRKSLPVRRGHERLSSSMIPGYTGMYPGMNRYPHPRTWVPHTNKSSLPPAYLGFVPQAQFIFAKNSSRVWAEALNDFTQWYGRQRSQELPKEAKGEKDVEKDQEPKLEAELETEKEPELGQEAEQKASPYSMDDRDPRKFFMPGFTGYVPRARFLFGSSFPVLSNQALQEFGQMKSGVRSQKDPKHLPSLSRTYPQNLGLVPKYGGYVPGYKFQFGCTYGHLTHDALGLSTIQKQLLA; encoded by the exons ATGGCTATGGCTAGCACCTTCATACCAGGGCTGAACCCTCAGAACCCTCATTATATCCCAGG GTACACTGGACACTGCCCGCTACTTCGGTTCAGCATGGGCCAGACCTATGGGCAGATGACTGGGCAGCTACTTCGCGGCTCTCCTGGCCTAGCCCGGCCCCCGTCCCACCGCACACTTCTGCCTCCCATCCGGCCTCCAAGATCTCCCGAGGGTCCCAGGAAAAGCCTGCCTGTCAGGCGTGGACACGAAAGGCTCAGCTCCAGCATGATCCCTGGGTACACAGGTATGTACCCAGGTATGAACAGGTACCCCCATCCCAGAACATGGGTCCCACACACTAACAAATCGTCCTTGCCCCCTGCCTACCTAGGTTTTGTACCCCAGGCACAGTTCATCTTTGCCAAGAACAGCAGCCGGGTCTGGGCTGAGGCTCTGAATGATTTCACTCAGTGGTATGGGCGACAGAGGAGTCAGGAGCTGCCAAAGGAGGCCAAGGGAGAGAAAGACGTGGAGAAAGACCAAGAGCCAAAGCTGGAGGCAGAGCTAGAGACGGAAAAGGAGCCAGAGCTGGGGCAGGAGGCGGAACAA AAGGCTTCCCCTTATTCCATGGATGACAGAGATCCTCGCAAGTTCTTCATGCCAG GCTTCACTGGTTATGTGCCCCGTGCTCGCTTCCTCTTCGGTTCCAGCTTTCCTGTGCTCAGCAACCAGGCACTGCAGGAATTTGGACAGATGAAGTCAGGGGTCAGATCCCAGAAGGATCCTAAACATCTCCCCTCACTTTCCAGGACCTACCCTCAGAACCTGGGCCTTGTACCTAAATACGGGGGCTATGTGCCAG GGTATAAATTCCAGTTTGGCTGCACATATGGGCATCTCACCCATGATGCTCTGGGCCTCAGCACCATCCAGAAGCAGCTCCTGGCGTAG
- the FAM166B gene encoding protein FAM166B isoform X2, whose amino-acid sequence MAMASTFIPGLNPQNPHYIPGYTGHCPLLRFSMGQTYGQMTGQLLRGSPGLARPPSHRTLLPPIRPPRSPEGPRKSLPVRRGHERLSSSMIPGYTGMYPGMNRYPHPRTWVPHTNKSSLPPAYLGFVPQAQFIFAKNSSRVWAEALNDFTQWYGRQRSQELPKEAKGEKDVEKDQEPKLEAELETEKEPELGQEAEQVRRRRLMGSTRREWGALPLLPLIPWMTEILASSSCQALQEFGQMKSGVRSQKDPKHLPSLSRTYPQNLGLVPKYGGYVPGYKFQFGCTYGHLTHDALGLSTIQKQLLA is encoded by the exons ATGGCTATGGCTAGCACCTTCATACCAGGGCTGAACCCTCAGAACCCTCATTATATCCCAGG GTACACTGGACACTGCCCGCTACTTCGGTTCAGCATGGGCCAGACCTATGGGCAGATGACTGGGCAGCTACTTCGCGGCTCTCCTGGCCTAGCCCGGCCCCCGTCCCACCGCACACTTCTGCCTCCCATCCGGCCTCCAAGATCTCCCGAGGGTCCCAGGAAAAGCCTGCCTGTCAGGCGTGGACACGAAAGGCTCAGCTCCAGCATGATCCCTGGGTACACAGGTATGTACCCAGGTATGAACAGGTACCCCCATCCCAGAACATGGGTCCCACACACTAACAAATCGTCCTTGCCCCCTGCCTACCTAGGTTTTGTACCCCAGGCACAGTTCATCTTTGCCAAGAACAGCAGCCGGGTCTGGGCTGAGGCTCTGAATGATTTCACTCAGTGGTATGGGCGACAGAGGAGTCAGGAGCTGCCAAAGGAGGCCAAGGGAGAGAAAGACGTGGAGAAAGACCAAGAGCCAAAGCTGGAGGCAGAGCTAGAGACGGAAAAGGAGCCAGAGCTGGGGCAGGAGGCGGAACAAGTGAGACGGAGAAGGCTGATGGGGAGTACGAGGCGGGAGTGGGGAGCCTTACCTCT GCTTCCCCTTATTCCATGGATGACAGAGATCCTCGCAAGTTCTTCATGCCAG GCACTGCAGGAATTTGGACAGATGAAGTCAGGGGTCAGATCCCAGAAGGATCCTAAACATCTCCCCTCACTTTCCAGGACCTACCCTCAGAACCTGGGCCTTGTACCTAAATACGGGGGCTATGTGCCAG GGTATAAATTCCAGTTTGGCTGCACATATGGGCATCTCACCCATGATGCTCTGGGCCTCAGCACCATCCAGAAGCAGCTCCTGGCGTAG